The genome window tctattaattaaattaacatttaataagcatctgtcgcggtaatgataatcaaaatgtcgtgtaagcattctgacaagacaatatttcaaattaactgtaaaaaaaatgatcttacctggtagccatcttgtagtaactggtccatgtgcttggtcactcaaaatcaaactttattaaaattctgtatgtgtgcttaaactgttctcaaaaagtgttgcggaggatgagaacatcaggcatggacacatcaattccctaatttttcttcattattattatacatgaatattcagtaaatatttttctgtcatctaaagtagtctagcaaaacatccatttattttttttcttaatatttttgtgttaatttgattaaatgacaacaaaacgcatgttcaaacacagccgaacacattgcggtaatgagaatttcaggagaaaatgagataaaatttacaattataaattcttatgttgaaatcacacattgtgcaaggtagaacacagtattgtgtttattctgatgctttttaatgttactatattacacattttaaagctaaaatcattagtgccgtggtgtttcaatggtttcgtgagaatcaccctgaTATGGAGGGTTTATAAATGTCACGTTTCTTGTAGGAAGCTCactgtgtttttgttttcacaGAAAGAAGATTTAGAAATAGTTTGTGAACGTTTTACAACCAGCAAGCTTCAGACTTTTGAGGATCTGACATCAATTGCGACATATGGATTCAGAGGGGAGGTATGTGCCatctatatgtatatatacaaacactactgtgcaaaaaaaaaaacctctgTTCCAGGTGTCTTGAAGATTTTGCAACATCTGATCTTATGCTATCTCAGTCTTATGCTATCTGTATTTCATGTAATCCCAGACTATTCTGGTTATGACGAGATCAGACCTCTATGTGGGTCATACTGTCACACCTCTATGCAATGTAATTGCTGTAGAAACCAAtccagaaaacaaaataaaagcgcTTCAGGACACACAACAGTTGTGATGCACAGTGTGGACAGTCAATCATTCAAATCGGATATGCACAAAAATCGGATTTAAACTGACAGTCTGTGACACCTACGGCATTGTTCTTGGCTTTAGTTTACACAGGAAACTTTCCGGCACTGATCccggcaatgttactaggtccccaTCCCGGGATTGATCCTGGAATCAATTTCACCCATAAGGCAATTTTATGGAAATTTTATGGGATCTGTGCTCTGTGTGagaggcggtttcccagacagggcttatcctagtcccggattttaaatgcatgtttgagctgcctaaatgtaaaaacacattgcattgacatatctaacatatatcagtgctgttgttttgtcttaagatgcacacctgtaaggttttttttattaaggtttgtttgtaaaaactacttaaatgtcctaatataaggcctagtcctggattaatcttaaccctgtctgggaaactgccccaaaatGTTGCTTGATTATTATAGTGTAATCTGTGTAAATtatgtaaattatttatatttacaccCAAGCAGAAGATATaaataaatgtcttaaaaacatTATATCAGCTAATTTATTTGATCTTCTGATCAATTTCCTGCCACTTTTACAGGCTCTTGCCAGTATCAGTCATGTAGCACATGTCACAATAACCACAAAAACTGCTGATGCAAAATGTGCCTACAGgtaatttatttatgttttatatttctgGTCAGATAGACttgtataataaatataaaaccataaacaattcgtgtattttttaccaattaattatatgaaaaaataagattttactgtgatgaaaatatttatttggttttatTTAAAGGGCCAATTACTGTGATGGGAAACTAAAGTCTTCACCTAAACCCTGCGCTGGAAATCAGGGGACGTTGGTTTCTGTATGTTTGACTTTACTGCTTTTTTCATGTGAACTCAGTAATCTTAAGGTTTCCCATAAGAGTCATCTTAgtcttttaattttgtttttaggtAGAGGATCTGTTTTATAATGTGTCAACTCGACGGAAAGCTCTGAAGAGCCCCAGTGAGGAATATTCCAGAATCGTTGAGGTTGTGAGCAGGTTTGTTTGTGACACATTACAGAAAAATTTGGTTTTATAGTCATATATTACAGCATATGATTGTATTTTATGCCATACCAGATATGCCATTCACAACTCCGGGAAAAGTTTTGCTGTCAAGAAGGTGAAAAACAGATCTTTACATTCAGCatgcacattttaaataaattgtattttgtaATAAGTTGTGTGTTAATGATTATTAATTTCCATTTTGATAGCAAGGTGAAATGGTTTCAGATGTGAAGACCCTTCCAAACGCCTCTGTGTTGGACAATATTCGCACAGTATTCGGTGTGGCTGTGAGCAGGTACTTGATAAGTTGATGACACTGAAAATGGTGCATTTGATGGGATTTTGTCCATCAAATCCACCAGACAGTGCATCCCATTTTTTATGATTCAAAGGGGGGCTTATGTGGACCGTGCCTGCCAAATCTCAGCTCTACGTCATATGTTTGAGCTTTTCTAactcaacaaaaaaaaacactaattGAATGTTACACTACGTTCACactgcaaaatatttttgtgacCCATATCTGATTTTCTTATGACAGTCTAAACAACACATATGTGGTCCTTAATCGGATacatctgatgtattttaatgtgACTTCAGTAAACGGCCATGACTTTTACGAGCAGCATCATGTTTGACGTCACGTCTTCTTCTGCGCATGCGGGTCACTTTAGGGCCATATACGTTTCACACAGGACTGattgcagttgcattgaaatgatAATGTGTCAGCGCAAAAATAACTGAGCATTAAGACCTACAGTGTAACTGAGCCTTAAATGTGATTATTTATTTCAGAGAGCTGATTGAAGTTGAGTGTGAGGATCAAAAGCTTGCTTTTAAACTGAAGGGCTACATCTCCAACGCCAACTACTCTGTCAAGAAATGCATCCTCATCCTTTTCATAAACCGTATGTGTTTTGCATTTATTCCTCTCGCGGtagttttaaaatgcatttaaacatCGTCTTGACCTTCATTCATCTGTGCATTTGAAACATCAGTTCCAATTTAAGTAGAAATGCACAGCACAAGACCATATGAACAAAACcatacactgttaaaagtgaaagttggattaacttaaaaatacttcagttggtaacacctaaaaaatatttttttttctcacaaaaagcttaaaggggacatttcacaagactttttttagatgtaaaaataaatctttgttgtcccccagagtatgtatgtgaagttttagctcaaaataccatctgggtgattctcacgaaaccattgaaacaccacggcactaatgattttagctttaaaatgtgtaatatagtaacattaaaaagcatcagaattaacacaatactgtgttctaccttgcacaatgtgtgatttcaacataagaatttataattgtaaattttatctcattttctgctgaaattctcattaccgcaatgtgtccggctgtgtttgaacatgcgttatgttgtaagttaatcaaattaacacaaaaatattataaaaaaaatgaatggatgttttagactactttagatgacagaaaaaatatttactgaatattcatgtataataataatgaagacaaattaggaaaatgatgtgtccatgcctgatgttctcatcctccgcaacactttttgagaacagtttaagcacacatacagaattttaataaagtttgattttgagtgaccaagcacatggaccagttacttcaagatggctaccaggtaagatcattttttttacagttaatttgaaatattgtcttgtcagaatgcttacacgacattttgattatcattaccgcaacagatgcttattaaatgttaatttaattaatagaagcataatactttgattttaaatgcatgtgcagaatctccaaattatgttctttcaggttcgtcatgtcattttgaaaatatgtcagtgttgatgttttctgactgttgcggtaatgagattttttaggacaaatttttaaaattatgttacaaaaagtgttaaatggtaagtaaaagtttttaaattaatgttcccatttactccagactttgtttttcaatgtctggtgggaaaaaagtaaatttaagcaatttttacattttcatgcttgacatttttaaaaccaagttttcgtgagaatcacccatctggatcatttattacagcatgttaaaattgacactctgtaggtgtgagcaaaaatgtgccgattttgggtgtcctttaaaatgcaaatgagttgatctctgcactaaatggcagtgccgtggctggatagtgcagattaaggggcggtattatccccttctgacatcacaaggggagcaaaatttcaatgacctgtttttttcacatgcttgcagaaaatggtttatcaaaactaagttactgggttgatctttttcacattttctaggttgataggggacccaattatagcacttaaacatggaaaaagtcaaattttcataatatgttcacttttaatatttttggtgtTTCCAATTGAactcattttaaaaaacatctcacctaaaatgttttacttaaagTTAAAAGAATTAAGTTGACAAgacatactttttttaaatgttaccaactaagtagatccaactttcactttttacagtatatataagTATTGTGTTCAATTTGATAAATCACTGTTGCTTGGCTTGTATAATACTTTGTATGTAAACTGACAATTTGCTGTTTTCTAGATCGTCTGGTGGAGTCGAGTGCCTTAAAGAAATCTATTGAAACTGTCTACAGTGCCTATCTTCCCAAAAACACTCATCCCTTTCTTTATCTTAGGTAAATGTAATATGATCATATGAAAATattcagtaacactttacaatgagGTTGTATTGTTGAAGGCggagtgcatgatttttgaaaaacactttggaaaaggaagtcgggccgagtaccaaaacacacttgtagccaatcagcagtaaggggcgtgtctaccaACCTCGTCGCCTGGGtcgcgtatgtgtggggcgggtctatcaaaagaaggtccagattctattggggtagacgcgtgtttgtttaggtgatttcaaatgttaacattggctttcagagatcatgcaccccacctttaacatTAGTATCCttttaggtaacactttacaataagtttgtatttaagtaaatgcattagcaaacatgaactaacaattcTTCTTCAGCatttaataatgcattttaaatctaaagttaatttcaaaagtcatttttaaatgcacaatTAACTAACATTGATACAGTTTATCAGCATTTATTAAGTTAACCTATGGCTTATTGTTACTAGTTTATGTTAGCTCATGCATTTACttaaatacaaccttattgtaaagtgttacctaaaaGGATAAAGGATTGACCATAAAAGATGCTGAATTATAAATTTCCCCGTTTTAAAGTTTGGAGATCGCACCCCAGAACATTGACGTGAATGTTCACCCCACCAAACATGAGGTTCACTTCTTACACGAGGACTGCATCATCGAGAGCGTTCAAAAACACATCGAGAGTAAACTTCTCGGCTCAAATTCCTCACGCACGTACTTCACGCAGGTAAATCTTTAAACACGTATCTTCATATATTTTGACTACTTGACTGACTTGCTTTATCGGCAGACTCTGCTTCCTGGACTTTCTGCGTCCACCAGCGTGGCGAAAGCCTCGTGTTCTTCAGCAGATTCCCAGGAGCGCGTTTACGCCCATCAGATGGTCCGCACGGACAGCAAGGCCCAGAAGCTGGATGCTTTTCTTCAGCCGTCAGTCTCCTCCACTGCTGCTCAGAGCAGATTAGAGAAAACATCCAGCCCTCCGACCGCTACTGAAGACGTTAAAGAGCCCGACGATACAGAACTGCTGGACGCTGTCGAGGTTCTGGAGCCGTCCGTCAATGATATTCCTCAGACAGATGGTCAATGTCCTGCTGAAGAAGCACCACCCAGGTGAAATGAAGAGAAGGCTTATACTTTTTAACTTGAGTATTTCTTGTATCTGGTTTTATACATGACTACAAAAGAACAACTAtgtgatttgtttgtttttttgtgaagCAAGCAATTGTTAGCATTGCTCCCCTTGGTGGTGAAGATTTGAGCACAGAAAATTTGATAATTTGATGTTTATTtctagtagggatgcaccgataggatttttttggactGATACCAATTTTTAACAGACAACTTCTagccgatgccgatattaaacacttgtatacaatactatacagttggtctattagctagtttatttctgcatcaaattatttttactgaacatggattggatctaattaacattcaactgaccaacataataagagaggcacaaattaagctaaaacaaatataacgagacagcatgacaaccttcaaaggtggtttttgctattcagcatttattttattaacaacattaactcattttttacatataatggatttctttatgcaattaattaataaacaattggtatctgcctttctcgtgctatagccgatatgccgatggttccgaattcatcaaaaatcggccgattaaatatcggcggccgatacatcggtgcatcactatttATTTTATCTTAGCTGATGCTTTTCAATAACAAACATTGGCTATATTGACAAATGACTGCTTGCATTTATGTTTGAAGTTGCTATAATTATATAATACAATaatctaaaataataatatataaactataatatagggatgcaccgatatggaaattttggccgataccgataaccgataactctttaaatttgggggggcgataaccgatatctataggccgataaatattcatattattttcacaatgaaaaacttgcagaccgcggacatcttgtctttgcgctagactagcatactcttcttaagcccgcaacacgtgtcatcttcgtgctatgtcacagaaagcaccaatcaaaacttcacatggccagcaatgagcaagtgaagtagttcaacaaaccaaaataatccataatttatcggctttcatttatcggcctaattttgctatcagaccgataaccgataatattaaaaataagcagttatcggccgatgaCGATACGTCGGCCGATATATTGTGCATCCCTACTATAATAAGCACTATACTATATTGACATCTTGCTCTGGTTTCCTCTACAATCCCtctttactattattttttttcatgtaGTCTCTTAAGAAGTACAGAGGATAAACCTGTTGTCTGATGTTTCAGGAAAAGGCCACATGTTGACAAGAAGAAGGAGGATTTGACGGCAGCCGCTCTTCCCAGGAGACGCATCATCAACCTGACCAGCGTGAAGGAGCTTCGAGAAGATATAGAGCAGCAAACTCACAAAGGTCAAAATCTaaacaaaatgtaatataagtctcaggtgtgcctataGTGTGTGAAGTTTCACCTCAAAAAAACTCACAGAACATCTGTTTAGcaatagcatgtccaaaatgccccaaaagtgctgttttcatgactgtacctttaaatgcaaaagagctagtacagctcctcactccctgGCTAACAGACAGTGAGCGTTTTCGgctaaaaatagatctgattcatGTGAATGCATTCGGAGTcaatagtatctttagccaTGTTAGCGttacaatgtgctaacaaacacatttagaaaagcttgtgagtaaaattaaccagtcagtcagtggccgtgGGCGGAGCTtgatcagtgtgacatcacattaacaagagattCAAAGCAGCATGTCTTATGCTACGTGCTCATTAAACGCGAAGCATCgcattactcgctctagattactcgtgggattgaACTTCGGGTCATGCGagtttttcgctcgagttgaatattttcccAATTTGCATCTTCTGCATCGCCCCATGCAAGTTTGCGTCTTTTTTCGTCtttctatgtaatctactcgcgcaaatcattgaattcgcATTCGCATAATGTTactgctttggtttaacagGAATTAAAAAGAgaagtgggtggattttttacactgtagggttgttgtgttcacacactgccaacacacatttacgtccaaacaccttgtaaaagtggattttgcataatatgtctTTGTGtgattaattcatgttagcatcatgctagcttcatgctaattcatgttaacatcatgctaacttcatgctaattcatgttagcatcattctaacttcatgctaattcatgttagcatcatgctaacttcatgctaattcatgttagcatctagggtggccattcgggccagttccgccggacacgtcccgagcatgttttcgggttcgttctccagaAGTCGcgcgcatacgtcatcgaggttctcacatttcagttaaaatacattagaaaattaagatttatttcttttaagacatagaatcattgtagtttcattcttaccttgaaaggtaacggttgcttttctgaaatcaaacctgaaatattaaaccttgatgacgtatacggtcgaccaacgcgacttccggagaacgaacccgaaaacatgttcgggacgtgtccggcggaactggcacgaatggccaccctattagcatcatgctaattcatgttagcatcatgataattcatgttagcatcatgctagcttcatgctaaatcatgctagtttcatgttaaatcatgctagtttcatgctaaatcttgttaacttcatgctaaatcatgctagcttcatggtaacttcatgttaattcatgttagcatcatgctagtttcatgctaaatcatgctagtttcatgttaaatcttgttaacttcacgctaaatcatgctagcttcatgctaacttcatgttaattcatgctagcttcatgctaaatcatgctagtttcatgctaaatcatgctagtttcatgctaaatCTTGTTAACTTCacgctaaatcatgctagcttcatgctaacttaatgataatcatgctaacaccatgttaaatcatgctagcttcatacttgAACATACTAACAggcagatagcctactaaactaaacttctgtcaaaccgttttaaacgttcaggctacgctttgtcaagccaacataaagtttgtcctcaaactttaatatctagttttACTTATTAATTAAAACAACTCTAATATGAAGTCACTTGTCTATTTTGAAGGCACTTGTCTAATTTCCTGTCTCAGTAAGAAATATGTCAACAAAGGAGAGAACGTGTCAttcttttaatacattttgtgtGTAATTGAGTGTTCATGGgtaaaatatcgatacagctaactatcatgATACATTTTCCCCCGATAGTGCatcgatatttcaatctctactattgatatttttaacaacccatcaaatccctctttgtgcgtcaaacgacctcgtcccccgctgctgtagttgtcgctgtccagttgtctgtcatattcggccaatgtctcagaagtcagcgggagtgagaaaatggcagaaaataaaaaaacctgcagctttcaaagcagacgtgtggaagcactttggctgtaaaaaaaattcagctctattttttacatttttgataataaaaaaaagtattgcaatgtatcacaACATGCATGATCCAtgtatcgtgatacgtatcgtatcgtaaggcccttgccaatacccagccctattcatgggatttgttttgtgtttttctcCACAGGTTTACAGGAGCTTCTGCAGAATCATTCGTTTGTGGGCTCTGTAAATCCTCAATGGACTTTAGTGCAGCATCAGACAAAACTTTACCTACTGAACACAACCAAAATCAGGTTAAGAAGTTTTTCATCAACTTCTAAAggttttaataatatttaataaagctgtaatatttatttattattattgtttgttcTACAATTTCAGTCAGGAGCTGTTTTACCAAATTTTGATCTACGATTTTGGTAACTTTGGGGTCCTTCGATTGtcggtgtgttgttgttttttatgtttttatacagtttttaaatcATTGCATGTAGTTTTTCACttgaacaaacacaaaacatttaacacagttgattttaaaattgcatgttaactattttttattaataaatgaaattaaatgtcAGAATCCAGCTCCGCTGTATGATCTGGCCATGTTGGCTCTGGACTCAGAGGAAAGCGGCTGGACGGAGGAAGACGGTCCAAAAGAAGGACTGGCTCAGTATATCGTAGATTTCCTCAAGCAGAAATCGGAAATGATGGAGGAATATTTTTCCCTGGAAATAGACGATGTGAGTGATAAGACCTACACataattaaacattaaaggagcagtatgtaagaaatgtatatcaattaatcataaaatggccctgatatgtcactagacattaagaaatcattttcatttcaaatgcttatatcactgacaacagtggtccggcctggagttgcagccctcaactgatgtttatgttgtcatgttgtgtattggccacaagttgtgtgattgcagtaccagttttagccacaagttttgtgattgcaatacctgttttggccacaatcctacatactgttcctttaagactaAAGGCTGTGAGTTAAGTAAATATAAAAGCATTATGCTTAACATATATCTATTGGTGTTTTataattgtttattaataaCAGTTGGGCATTTGATTGTTTTATTATAGGAAGGAAAACTGGTTGGTCTTCCAATGTTGCTTGATAATTATATTCCCGCAATGGAGAGACTTCCTATGTTTATTCTGCGTTTAGCCACTGAGGTCTGTATTTCACACACAATGGGCATTcatttagaaaaataaaatcCAAGATGACTGAAGTTTGTGATGTATGACGCAGGTGAACTGGGATCGGGAGAAGGAGTGTTTCCATGACTTTGCTGTTGAGTGTAGTCACTTTTACTCCATCAGGAAACTTTACACACTGGAATCAGATGCAGAAGAACCTCAGGTAGGTTAGACAATACACAGATTAAAAAAAGGAAGAGTCATCGGTTAAAGGACATTTCAGCTGTgtatgaaaaacaaactttCGTATTCTGCAAGACAGGTCACATCACTTTAGGttcaggggtctcatttataaaactctGCGTAGGATCCTTAATAAAAGTCTATGTATGCACAATAGCCAAAAATGGCAAGcgtcaaaaaatattaagacttataaaaccaagcaatgttccctttataaatcacagatcacctgcaagtgtgcacacatgaatcatcctcagatcccacccttTAAGTGAAATCTCCcttaaagttgttttttttaatagatcacaacctttgcgtgggaactggcatACACAAACGTTTCCAGTCCTGTTTTGTGCGAACgcacactttataaatgagaccacTGGTCTTCTGCATGTACTTTATGATATGTCAAAACCGTCATAAGTCGCATGGGTATGCAATTTGTAGCAGTAgtaaacaatacattgtattggtCAAAATGATCAATATTTTTataccaaaaatcattaggatattaagtaaagatcatgtttcataaAGATATTTAGTCAATTTACTaccgtaaatataaaaaaatgtatttattattagtaatatgtgttgctaaggacttcatttggacaactttaacccgttaattggcgctgtcccgtgagcgggacacctacatttatttcaatattttctatgttaatgttaatctagcacgacaaactatatattgttggaaaggtctaagaatgtagttttcatatttcaaaaccttttagcagtaataataatgcagtaactgtaatttattcatttgtaacacaagtatgcagcaaacctcacagcaaaccagcacaaacctcaATATTTTagacaattttatgtattaaaaataatactatattgcatttttatatattacaaataaatgtaaactgctttaaaaaaaaatgaatattttcacctccagacactttcCTAAAAAATTttgaagtgtcttctttaaaacaaaaaaatttcaaaattaggcttctagacaaaAAAAGGCCAGAGTTATAtaaatttaaaggtgtatatcaccttttcaccaaccccccactcaaaaagggctgcgccagttaaagggttaaaggtgattttctcaatatttcgatttttttgcatcctcagatcccagatttcaaatagttgttatctcggccaaatattgtcctatcctaacaaaccataaatTAATGGAAAGtctatttattcagctttcagataatATATAAATCCCAGTTGATCCTTATAACCAAGAGCACTTCTCGTTTTGTGGTGCATGGTCAGAAAGACTCAAAATGCCTTTTGGAAAAATAAGCATAATCGATGTCCATCGCATATGCAGATTGATATTTTATAGTtgtattatttttcttattctCACTGACATTTGGATACTAAAATAGAATAAAATTCTACAAATAAAATAAGGCTGTTAAATGattaatttcataaaaaaagttTGCGCTTGGATAATATGTATTTGTGTACCTTGTGCAATtcttatgtatatataaatacacatacatgtatacatttatgaaacaatttatgtataaatacaaatttgtttaatttataatataaaaattagtgctgggcaaagattaatcgcgattaatcgcatacaaaataaaagtgattttttttgcataatatatgtgcgtgtactgtctaattattatgtatatttaaccacacacacattcatatattcatttcagaattgttttatttatatatctttttttttttaatttatatttaatataggttatataaaaatataaataaatatatgtaaacatgtaaatgtttcttaaatgcatacatgaatgtgtgtgtatatatttatacataataattagacacagcacacacacatattataccaataatcacttttattttgtaggcgattaatcgcgattaatctttgcccagcactaataaaaatatgtaaatgttaTACTTATAATTattcacagtacacacacacacgcaaacacaaacttttattttgttgtatgcaATTAACCGTTTTTGACagccttaaaataaaaacaactagCTAGGTTAGCTGAATACAGTAAAAGTGTATAAATATCGCTATCAGTTCATACTGCTGTTAACACTTTACAACCAAGTGGATCCAGACCTGTTTTCCGGTTAGTTCATGTGACATTCGGCAAAAAGCCTGGCTACGCTAACTCACTGTACTGTTTGGTGCCTAGTTATCATCCTCTTTACTGTTAATTTCTAAGTTTGTGTTAATGTCCTT of Misgurnus anguillicaudatus unplaced genomic scaffold, ASM2758022v2 HiC_scaffold_34, whole genome shotgun sequence contains these proteins:
- the LOC141363360 gene encoding DNA mismatch repair protein Mlh1-like, which encodes MMAGVIRRLDETVVNRIAAGEIIQRPANAIKEMMENCLDAKATNIQITVKEGGLKLIVIQDNGSGIRKEDLEIVCERFTTSKLQTFEDLTSIATYGFRGEALASISHVAHVTITTKTADAKCAYRANYCDGKLKSSPKPCAGNQGTLVSVEDLFYNVSTRRKALKSPSEEYSRIVEVVSRYAIHNSGKSFAVKKQGEMVSDVKTLPNASVLDNIRTVFGVAVSRELIEVECEDQKLAFKLKGYISNANYSVKKCILILFINHRLVESSALKKSIETVYSAYLPKNTHPFLYLSLEIAPQNIDVNVHPTKHEVHFLHEDCIIESVQKHIESKLLGSNSSRTYFTQTLLPGLSASTSVAKASCSSADSQERVYAHQMVRTDSKAQKLDAFLQPSVSSTAAQSRLEKTSSPPTATEDVKEPDDTELLDAVEVLEPSVNDIPQTDGQCPAEEAPPRKRPHVDKKKEDLTAAALPRRRIINLTSVKELREDIEQQTHKGLQELLQNHSFVGSVNPQWTLVQHQTKLYLLNTTKISQELFYQILIYDFGNFGVLRLSNPAPLYDLAMLALDSEESGWTEEDGPKEGLAQYIVDFLKQKSEMMEEYFSLEIDDEGKLVGLPMLLDNYIPAMERLPMFILRLATEVNWDREKECFHDFAVECSHFYSIRKLYTLESDAEEPQDAEMSWQWKVEHVLFKALRTLFSPPKHFSEDGSVLQIASLPDLYKVFERC